Proteins co-encoded in one Methanothermobacter sp. genomic window:
- a CDS encoding 4Fe-4S binding protein, whose amino-acid sequence MKAWLRFLPSIIGKAIISETIKKYDIEFNILRAHITPRGGKMLVEISGPEEKESIKFIEEQGIEVNPIIKVVKKDKDKCIDCGACISLCPVKAINMEEDWTVEIDDQICIGCGFCAKSCPTKSIILFE is encoded by the coding sequence ATGAAAGCATGGCTAAGATTCCTTCCAAGCATCATAGGCAAGGCCATAATATCAGAGACAATAAAGAAATATGATATCGAATTCAACATACTAAGAGCGCATATAACACCCCGTGGGGGCAAAATGCTAGTTGAAATAAGCGGCCCCGAAGAAAAGGAGAGTATAAAGTTTATAGAGGAGCAAGGTATAGAAGTAAACCCTATAATAAAAGTTGTTAAAAAGGATAAGGATAAATGCATAGATTGTGGAGCGTGCATATCACTTTGCCCAGTTAAAGCCATTAACATGGAAGAAGATTGGACAGTGGAAATAGATGACCAGATTTGTATAGGTTGTGGTTTTTGCGCTAAATCTTGTCCTACAAAATCAATAATCTTGTTTGAATAA
- a CDS encoding thiamine-phosphate synthase family protein: MIGLEIENLKKALEMITSSRGFYRLIPEVRTNIVMAKENARTINDVAGIPGRITVHKREVFACREPEYGASSHLARLILEIRKYDPTRRSGINIKYDKAIIEFCERMGLKVSYYDRRKEPMEIKGKEGATIPWGVKVAIKRIGMVPDVIYHKGDWGKEPMIVLLASDAIEAARMAIKIGEEVRI, translated from the coding sequence TTGATTGGATTAGAAATTGAAAATTTAAAAAAAGCTCTTGAGATGATCACTTCTTCAAGAGGATTTTATAGGCTCATCCCAGAGGTGAGAACGAATATAGTGATGGCGAAGGAAAATGCTAGGACAATTAATGACGTGGCCGGGATCCCGGGGAGGATCACGGTCCACAAAAGAGAAGTCTTTGCATGCAGAGAACCGGAATATGGGGCTTCTTCACATTTAGCACGTCTCATATTAGAGATAAGAAAATATGATCCCACTCGAAGGAGTGGAATTAATATAAAATATGATAAGGCCATCATAGAATTTTGTGAGAGGATGGGCCTTAAAGTTTCATATTATGATAGAAGAAAAGAGCCAATGGAGATCAAAGGAAAAGAAGGCGCAACCATACCATGGGGTGTTAAAGTAGCCATTAAGAGGATAGGTATGGTACCTGATGTAATATACCATAAGGGGGATTGGGGAAAAGAGCCCATGATAGTATTATTGGCATCTGATGCTATTGAAGCTGCTAGAATGGCTATAAAGATAGGGGAGGAAGTTAGAATATGA
- a CDS encoding Hsp20/alpha crystallin family protein has product MRKKLEKPFSMLEKRRLMAEKMIEDMIKNMREMQKEFEKKISEYTEALPEKPTLDLIETDDKLIIKTDLPGVKKEDINIELTEDSITITADFKEEIEVEEANYVKKERRYGEARRELKLPTKIKVDEAKATFKDGVLTVELPKVEVKKKHTLKVE; this is encoded by the coding sequence ATGAGAAAAAAACTAGAAAAGCCTTTCAGCATGTTGGAAAAAAGAAGATTAATGGCTGAAAAGATGATAGAAGATATGATAAAGAATATGAGAGAAATGCAAAAAGAATTTGAAAAGAAAATATCAGAGTATACAGAAGCTCTACCAGAGAAACCAACCCTTGACCTTATAGAAACCGATGATAAACTTATTATAAAAACAGATCTTCCAGGGGTTAAAAAGGAGGACATAAATATAGAATTAACGGAGGACAGTATTACCATAACAGCAGATTTCAAGGAAGAAATAGAAGTGGAGGAAGCCAATTACGTGAAAAAAGAGCGCCGATATGGTGAAGCAAGGAGAGAACTGAAATTACCAACTAAGATAAAAGTGGATGAGGCTAAAGCAACATTCAAAGATGGTGTTCTAACAGTAGAACTTCCAAAGGTGGAAGTTAAAAAGAAACACACCCTCAAAGTAGAATAA
- a CDS encoding pseudomurein-binding repeat-containing protein, with the protein MFKKFLILVLFFGLFSMVQVSAANIEIIYNGTGGNVTGNYYIRQYTPHHPITREVITAAKNGTPMVVFGNGSGKNVMIVAGVHGNELPPQLAALKLIDYLADKKINGTVYIVPFLIPSSTVTSSRYWNGQNPNSIANYKGTPTNRIVQIAKERLVQALGDFHSTKPGGTPGKDAVFCSRKPTYESYKIAYYISKNSLSKLIVYENAGLEYQGALEDVCNLGGIPSVTCEVLSSHGTVALGSVDRSFMQMILLLKYNNVIQDAVLSISQLATSANTLKGYYESYKKLPNNVTINNNYNMGQVLYLFCKATLNINSGSTSMITVGNVENAMLSSGNYSRGRIYKSEYLKVAANIIGFIKVYNRAPNYAFTSRGKIPFQKLVYMYSKILGFYSVNGRLPTYVKL; encoded by the coding sequence ATGTTTAAAAAATTCTTAATACTGGTATTGTTTTTTGGACTTTTTTCCATGGTTCAGGTTTCAGCAGCCAATATAGAAATCATATATAATGGGACTGGGGGAAATGTCACAGGGAATTATTATATTAGACAATACACACCCCACCATCCTATAACCCGAGAGGTCATCACAGCAGCTAAAAACGGCACTCCAATGGTAGTATTCGGTAATGGTTCTGGCAAGAATGTTATGATTGTTGCGGGTGTTCATGGTAATGAATTACCTCCGCAATTAGCAGCTCTTAAACTCATAGATTATCTTGCAGACAAGAAGATTAATGGTACAGTTTATATAGTGCCATTCCTCATCCCATCATCAACAGTAACGTCCTCACGTTATTGGAATGGTCAGAATCCTAATAGTATAGCTAATTACAAGGGGACGCCAACCAATAGGATAGTGCAAATTGCCAAGGAACGTTTAGTCCAAGCCTTGGGGGATTTCCATTCAACAAAACCCGGCGGAACTCCAGGAAAGGATGCTGTATTCTGTTCAAGAAAACCAACCTATGAAAGTTACAAGATAGCATATTATATAAGTAAGAACAGCCTCTCTAAACTGATAGTATATGAGAATGCTGGTTTAGAATATCAAGGAGCCCTAGAGGACGTTTGCAACCTTGGAGGCATACCTAGTGTTACATGTGAGGTTCTCTCCTCACATGGAACTGTGGCTTTGGGTAGTGTTGACAGATCATTTATGCAAATGATCCTATTACTAAAATATAATAATGTTATACAAGATGCGGTTTTATCAATTTCGCAGTTGGCTACAAGCGCGAATACACTAAAAGGTTACTATGAATCCTATAAGAAATTACCTAACAATGTCACCATCAACAATAACTATAATATGGGCCAGGTATTGTATTTGTTCTGTAAAGCTACATTAAATATAAATAGTGGCAGCACATCCATGATAACTGTGGGTAATGTTGAGAATGCCATGTTATCATCTGGAAACTATAGTAGGGGGAGGATTTATAAATCGGAATATTTAAAGGTTGCAGCGAATATCATAGGCTTTATTAAAGTTTATAATCGTGCGCCTAATTATGCTTTTACAAGCCGTGGTAAAATACCATTCCAGAAGCTTGTCTATATGTACAGTAAGATTCTAGGCTTTTATAGTGTCAATGGTAGGCTCCCAACTTACGTGAAGCTCTAG
- a CDS encoding TIGR00296 family protein, whose amino-acid sequence MLSKEDGRLLIKIARKAIKTYLKKGKIIDPPRVPSHLKEKMGVFVTLNKNGDLRGCIGFPEPIKPLIKGVIEAAVASATSDPRFPPVTVEELEEIQIEVSVLTKPEPIKVEDPREYPKRIKVGVDGLIIEKGPYKGLLLPQVAVEWNFDEEEFLCNTCLKAGLPPDCWYDQDTKVYKFQAQIFQEKGSK is encoded by the coding sequence ATGCTTTCAAAAGAAGATGGCAGACTGCTCATAAAAATTGCTAGAAAAGCCATAAAAACATACCTAAAAAAGGGTAAGATAATAGACCCCCCAAGGGTTCCGTCCCATTTAAAAGAGAAGATGGGAGTGTTCGTAACATTAAATAAAAATGGAGATCTTAGAGGATGTATAGGGTTCCCAGAGCCGATAAAACCTTTAATAAAGGGTGTTATAGAAGCTGCTGTGGCATCAGCAACATCAGACCCGAGGTTTCCCCCAGTAACAGTGGAAGAACTCGAAGAAATTCAAATAGAAGTGAGTGTACTCACAAAACCAGAACCCATAAAAGTAGAGGATCCAAGAGAATACCCCAAGAGGATAAAAGTGGGAGTGGATGGACTCATCATCGAAAAAGGACCCTATAAAGGCCTATTATTACCCCAAGTCGCCGTCGAGTGGAATTTTGACGAAGAAGAATTCCTCTGCAATACATGCCTAAAGGCGGGCCTACCCCCAGACTGTTGGTATGACCAGGACACAAAAGTCTACAAATTCCAGGCCCAGATATTCCAAGAAAAAGGATCAAAGTGA
- a CDS encoding GMC family oxidoreductase produces MVIVIGSGAGGATIARELAKNNTEVTIIEKGPLVPSKHAFKCYDPPPQGVDLLKTSCVGGSTLVAAGNAIRVLEDDLKDYGINITKELDEIEKELKVKPLPTTHIGDGTKLIMESAHSLGLPIRRMPKFINPKKCKPCGKCAFGCPRDAKWSAKEFIEDATKWGAELIQETEVKNLIIENNRIRGVKTSDGPLYDEIVILSAGAVGTPRLLLRSGINAGETFFMDTFITVGGILEDIRFNEEVQMNAIIEMENFILAPHFASLIAKELKREGYKEKDIIGLMVKIADENNGKVKLDEITKENTLNDIKLLTRGSAIAGSILSNIGVETSTIVSTHPRGAHPGGTAPIGKVVDENLETSIKGLYIADASVLPRAPGAPPILTIMALALRLAKHILKG; encoded by the coding sequence ATGGTTATAGTCATAGGTTCAGGGGCTGGTGGCGCCACTATCGCAAGGGAACTTGCAAAAAATAACACTGAAGTGACTATCATAGAGAAAGGCCCCCTCGTACCATCAAAGCATGCATTCAAATGTTATGATCCACCACCCCAAGGCGTGGACCTTCTTAAAACTTCATGCGTAGGCGGTTCCACCCTTGTAGCGGCTGGAAACGCCATTAGAGTCCTTGAGGATGATCTAAAGGATTACGGTATAAATATTACAAAAGAACTTGACGAGATAGAAAAAGAACTTAAGGTAAAACCACTCCCAACGACACATATAGGTGATGGTACAAAGCTTATAATGGAAAGTGCACATTCACTTGGCCTGCCCATAAGGAGGATGCCAAAATTCATAAACCCTAAAAAGTGTAAACCTTGTGGAAAATGCGCCTTCGGGTGTCCAAGGGATGCTAAATGGTCCGCGAAGGAATTCATAGAGGACGCCACAAAGTGGGGTGCTGAACTCATCCAAGAAACTGAAGTTAAGAACCTTATCATAGAAAATAATAGGATAAGGGGTGTTAAAACCTCGGACGGACCATTGTATGATGAAATTGTGATACTATCCGCGGGGGCGGTTGGAACACCAAGACTGCTCCTAAGATCGGGTATAAACGCAGGAGAAACATTCTTCATGGACACTTTCATAACAGTAGGGGGCATATTAGAGGATATACGATTCAATGAGGAAGTTCAGATGAATGCCATAATTGAAATGGAAAATTTCATATTAGCACCACATTTTGCCAGCCTCATCGCAAAAGAACTCAAAAGAGAAGGATACAAGGAAAAGGATATCATAGGATTAATGGTTAAAATCGCCGATGAGAATAATGGGAAAGTTAAATTGGATGAGATCACAAAAGAAAACACCCTAAATGATATAAAGTTGCTTACAAGGGGATCGGCCATTGCAGGTTCCATACTTTCAAATATTGGTGTGGAAACATCCACTATAGTTTCAACGCATCCGAGAGGCGCGCATCCAGGGGGAACTGCTCCCATAGGTAAAGTAGTAGATGAAAACCTTGAAACAAGTATAAAAGGACTTTATATTGCAGATGCAAGTGTGCTCCCGAGGGCCCCGGGCGCCCCACCTATCCTCACCATCATGGCCCTTGCACTTAGGCTCGCTAAACACATACTAAAAGGATGA
- a CDS encoding homocysteine biosynthesis protein has protein sequence MKTINEINQKIKDGDAVVVTASEMTEIVAENGPKEAAREVDVVTTGTFGAMCSSGAFLNFGHSDPPIKMARTYLNGVELYSGLAAVDAYIGAAQPNKDPELGLDYGGAHVIEDLIKGEEIELVAEAYGTDCYPLKHVETLITLDKLNQAIMVNPRNCYQNYAVAVNSTDETLYTYMGTLLPNYGNVTYSSAGELSPLINDPYFQTIGFGTKVFLCGAEGYIVGEGTQHSTDVERRHGVPTTSAGTLMLKGDMKKMNPEFLRAATMPKYGPTLYVGVGIPIPVLNEDIAASTGISDEDITCKVVDYGVPRRERPVVKETNYKELKSGKIEINGMEVPTSPLSSLKKARIIAEELKKLIEKSEFLLTSPIYRLPSRGYTLRPLEIRKPSILVRELESKPVIVTHPDENIKEVARKLVENNINHIPVVDEEGILQGIVTSWDIADAVAKGKTSLQDVMTKKVIIAREDEPVEVVARRIDKYDISGLPIVDSDNKVKGIITAEDISRLVGKKMDRGGESI, from the coding sequence TTGAAGACCATCAATGAGATAAATCAGAAGATCAAGGATGGGGATGCTGTTGTGGTCACAGCATCTGAAATGACAGAGATAGTGGCTGAAAACGGGCCTAAGGAGGCTGCCCGTGAAGTAGATGTTGTAACAACCGGTACATTCGGTGCTATGTGTTCATCGGGGGCTTTTTTAAATTTTGGACATTCTGATCCCCCTATTAAAATGGCTAGAACCTATCTTAATGGTGTTGAACTTTACTCCGGTCTTGCGGCGGTGGACGCATATATAGGCGCGGCACAGCCTAACAAGGACCCAGAACTTGGATTGGATTATGGTGGGGCGCATGTCATAGAAGATCTTATAAAAGGTGAAGAAATAGAGTTGGTCGCTGAAGCATATGGAACAGACTGTTACCCACTAAAGCATGTTGAAACCTTGATAACCTTGGATAAACTCAACCAGGCTATAATGGTTAATCCGCGTAATTGTTATCAGAATTATGCTGTTGCAGTTAATTCCACTGATGAGACACTATATACTTATATGGGCACACTTTTACCCAATTATGGTAATGTAACCTATTCAAGTGCAGGGGAACTCAGCCCACTTATAAACGACCCTTACTTCCAGACCATCGGCTTCGGTACAAAGGTTTTCTTATGCGGAGCAGAAGGTTATATTGTCGGTGAAGGCACACAACATTCAACTGATGTCGAAAGAAGGCATGGTGTACCCACAACCTCTGCAGGTACATTAATGTTAAAGGGTGACATGAAAAAGATGAACCCGGAATTTTTAAGGGCGGCTACAATGCCAAAATATGGGCCAACCCTCTATGTTGGAGTTGGCATACCCATACCCGTACTTAACGAGGATATAGCAGCATCTACAGGTATCAGTGACGAGGATATCACATGTAAGGTTGTTGATTATGGTGTGCCACGCAGAGAAAGGCCAGTAGTTAAGGAAACTAATTATAAAGAGCTTAAGAGTGGTAAAATCGAGATAAATGGCATGGAAGTTCCGACTTCTCCATTATCATCATTGAAAAAGGCCAGGATAATAGCAGAAGAACTTAAAAAGTTAATAGAAAAAAGCGAATTCCTACTTACATCCCCAATTTATAGGCTACCATCAAGAGGTTATACTCTAAGGCCCCTTGAAATCAGAAAACCATCGATACTAGTGCGGGAATTAGAAAGTAAACCGGTGATAGTCACACACCCGGATGAGAATATCAAGGAAGTTGCAAGAAAACTTGTTGAAAACAATATTAACCACATTCCTGTCGTTGACGAAGAAGGGATACTCCAAGGGATCGTGACATCATGGGATATAGCTGATGCAGTTGCAAAGGGTAAAACCAGCCTCCAAGATGTTATGACGAAGAAGGTTATAATCGCCAGGGAAGACGAACCCGTAGAAGTGGTTGCACGTAGAATAGATAAATATGATATTTCTGGGTTGCCAATAGTTGATTCAGATAACAAGGTCAAAGGTATTATAACAGCGGAGGACATATCAAGGCTCGTGGGGAAGAAGATGGATAGAGGGGGAGAATCCATATGA
- a CDS encoding DUF2124 domain-containing protein, with protein MELVIMEKVKEFKGIKGNLTAFREEVADVETIGYAGVPGVCTPFAELFAYAARDKKSIFIPNTDFKKARELILTDYGVELGDVNPYKVDALILLGGLSMPKIGAKIEDVKKLIDEALKEGGKVIGVCFMDMFRKAGWYEKIDFDCVINADIEGFVLK; from the coding sequence ATGGAGTTGGTTATAATGGAGAAGGTTAAAGAGTTTAAAGGTATAAAAGGCAATTTAACGGCTTTCAGGGAAGAAGTTGCGGATGTTGAGACAATTGGATATGCTGGCGTCCCTGGAGTGTGCACACCCTTCGCAGAACTTTTTGCATACGCTGCAAGGGACAAAAAGAGCATCTTCATTCCAAACACAGACTTTAAGAAGGCTAGAGAACTCATATTAACTGATTATGGTGTTGAACTAGGAGACGTAAACCCATATAAGGTGGATGCCCTAATACTCCTAGGAGGCCTTTCAATGCCAAAGATAGGCGCCAAGATCGAAGATGTTAAAAAATTGATAGACGAGGCCCTAAAAGAAGGTGGAAAGGTTATCGGCGTCTGCTTCATGGACATGTTCAGAAAAGCAGGTTGGTACGAGAAAATAGACTTTGATTGTGTTATAAATGCTGACATCGAAGGATTCGTGTTAAAATAA
- a CDS encoding NOG1 family protein, protein MRLPPIPTSEELLNKAFSRARKAASAARTSRIPSQKKAKTIEIIRIQTACNIIKDKLKLIIERTPDIESLPEFYQDYIDVTVGIDPLKKSLGAINWAASIISQLEREYRKRIRKSRPSLASSIRREAYGRISSVIKKIGDDLDFLDFTRNKLKNMPTVDFNAFTVVIAGFPNVGKSTILRRLTGAKPKVAEYPFTTKGLQIGYLEMKWNKIQIIDTPGLLDRPIDEMNNIELKAMVALENLADIILFIFDASETCGYPMESQYNLFKDLKKIFRIPFICVFNKMDLIENIKYIKKYTIKVEDPILISALEDEGVSSLIKRLEGLHEKKTRKAFQHVGKKKING, encoded by the coding sequence ATGAGACTACCACCAATCCCAACGAGTGAAGAACTCTTAAACAAAGCATTTAGTAGGGCTAGGAAAGCCGCATCAGCCGCTCGCACCTCAAGAATACCAAGTCAAAAAAAGGCTAAGACGATAGAGATTATAAGGATCCAAACAGCTTGTAACATCATCAAAGACAAATTAAAATTAATAATAGAACGCACACCAGATATTGAAAGCTTGCCAGAATTCTACCAAGATTACATTGACGTAACAGTAGGGATAGATCCATTGAAAAAATCATTAGGGGCTATTAACTGGGCCGCTAGCATAATCAGCCAACTTGAAAGGGAATACAGGAAGCGTATAAGGAAATCAAGGCCCTCTTTAGCATCATCTATCAGGAGAGAGGCATATGGTAGAATATCATCTGTTATAAAAAAAATTGGGGACGACTTAGATTTCTTGGATTTTACGAGGAACAAGTTAAAAAACATGCCCACAGTAGATTTTAATGCCTTCACTGTTGTTATCGCTGGATTCCCAAATGTTGGGAAATCAACAATATTGCGAAGATTAACCGGTGCCAAGCCAAAAGTTGCAGAGTATCCCTTCACCACAAAAGGGCTCCAAATAGGCTACCTTGAGATGAAATGGAACAAAATCCAAATCATAGATACTCCAGGACTTTTAGATCGTCCAATCGATGAAATGAACAACATAGAATTAAAGGCTATGGTCGCCTTGGAAAATTTGGCTGACATCATATTATTCATTTTTGACGCCTCTGAAACTTGCGGTTATCCTATGGAGAGTCAATATAATCTTTTCAAGGACTTAAAAAAGATATTCAGGATACCATTTATCTGTGTGTTTAACAAGATGGACCTCATAGAAAATATTAAGTATATCAAAAAATATACTATAAAGGTTGAGGATCCTATACTAATCTCTGCATTAGAAGATGAGGGGGTCTCTAGCTTAATAAAAAGATTGGAGGGTTTGCATGAGAAAAAAACTAGAAAAGCCTTTCAGCATGTTGGAAAAAAGAAGATTAATGGCTGA
- a CDS encoding SIS domain-containing protein — protein MKYDMYHEILQQPRSMTKTLKREKSHMDEISDELREYDKIYLIGCGSSLSTCYSVRDAINICYDMDISIFTGYEFLYHKKIQDKDSIIILTSQSGETADTLAALRKAKKYNLKTITITNEPTSTMARESDDVILTHCQRENAIVATKTYINQLLCLYYILFGVYDDEFSKNILKDLEKLPSAINRLIKETEEENKLLAFEFKDDDMFYCMGSGPNYGLAYKLAMTMFMEGALKHACPLYSGEFRHGLIEKVEDGVPIVFLEADLPGDVLTRKSIEFCEKINAKNIIFSMKDYSNLNSLLSPFILVIPLEWFIYYLASYNNKDPGSTRHIGKVRY, from the coding sequence ATGAAGTATGATATGTATCATGAAATACTTCAACAACCACGATCAATGACGAAAACATTGAAAAGAGAAAAATCTCATATGGATGAAATTTCAGATGAATTAAGGGAATATGATAAAATATACCTTATAGGATGTGGAAGTTCCCTCTCAACATGCTATTCTGTGCGTGATGCTATTAACATCTGTTATGATATGGATATAAGTATATTCACAGGTTATGAATTTCTTTACCATAAAAAAATCCAAGATAAAGATTCTATCATCATATTAACTTCACAGTCTGGTGAAACAGCGGATACTCTTGCAGCATTGCGAAAAGCAAAGAAATATAACTTGAAAACCATAACAATAACCAATGAGCCTACCAGTACTATGGCAAGGGAATCAGATGATGTAATATTGACACATTGTCAGCGGGAGAATGCCATAGTAGCGACAAAAACATACATAAACCAGTTACTCTGCCTATATTATATCCTATTTGGAGTCTATGATGATGAATTTTCAAAGAATATACTCAAGGACCTTGAGAAGTTACCAAGCGCCATTAATAGGCTTATAAAGGAAACAGAAGAGGAGAACAAGCTTCTTGCATTTGAATTCAAGGATGATGATATGTTTTATTGTATGGGGAGCGGTCCAAATTATGGTCTCGCCTATAAACTTGCAATGACCATGTTCATGGAAGGAGCGCTTAAACATGCCTGTCCGCTTTATTCAGGAGAATTTAGACATGGATTGATTGAAAAAGTTGAAGATGGTGTCCCAATAGTATTCCTAGAGGCCGACCTTCCGGGTGATGTTCTAACGAGGAAATCTATTGAATTCTGCGAGAAAATCAATGCAAAGAATATAATCTTTTCAATGAAGGATTACAGTAACCTTAACAGTCTATTATCACCCTTTATATTGGTCATACCACTTGAATGGTTCATCTATTATCTAGCATCTTATAACAACAAGGATCCTGGGAGCACAAGACATATTGGGAAAGTGAGATACTAA
- a CDS encoding TldD/PmbA family protein, which yields MKLDTNVFEKTIHWLVEKADYADIRMGESFSNSLLMKDGKIQEIKTGHDTGIRVRVLNKGSWGLAYTSNPSKIDEIAEKALKLSERVGGDAEMASYPPIVDRIGSKAKIPPSTVSIEDKKRTLLELHGAASIDKIISTTINYVDSETKTIFFNSEGSSIESEEVRVALFLNTVASDGLQIQMGHDNIGGCHGFEILEEEDLERLGRETSEKAVRLLSAHSPPSGKFTILTDPKLTGVLIHEALGHATEADLVLQDDSILKDRIGERIGSKNVTIVDDPTIDAFGHYHYDAEGVKASPTILVEKGILKSYLTSRETAQKLGLEPTGNARSIISENPIVRMSNTYIEPGDWNFEEMIEDIEYGIYLKGSRGGQVDTGKGIFQFNAAESFLIKDGEIKEPLRDVSLSGDITETLKKVDAIGSDFKMNIGFCGKAGQTVPVGDGGPHLRLREVMVGGSG from the coding sequence ATAAAATTGGACACTAATGTCTTTGAGAAGACAATTCATTGGCTTGTAGAGAAAGCCGATTATGCCGATATAAGAATGGGAGAATCATTTAGCAATTCCCTTCTCATGAAGGATGGTAAAATACAGGAGATTAAAACAGGCCATGACACGGGTATACGTGTCAGGGTTCTTAATAAAGGCTCATGGGGCTTGGCTTATACTTCTAATCCGTCAAAGATTGATGAAATAGCTGAAAAAGCCCTCAAATTATCCGAGAGGGTGGGTGGGGATGCTGAAATGGCATCATATCCACCGATAGTTGACAGAATAGGCTCTAAAGCTAAAATACCACCCTCTACTGTGTCAATCGAGGATAAAAAAAGAACACTTCTAGAATTACATGGCGCAGCCTCCATAGACAAGATTATAAGTACCACTATAAATTACGTGGATAGTGAAACAAAAACTATTTTCTTCAATTCTGAGGGATCATCTATAGAATCAGAGGAAGTGAGGGTAGCCCTGTTCTTAAATACAGTAGCTTCTGATGGCTTGCAAATTCAAATGGGACATGATAATATTGGAGGTTGCCATGGTTTCGAGATACTTGAAGAAGAAGATCTTGAAAGGCTAGGTAGAGAAACCAGCGAAAAAGCTGTTAGATTATTATCAGCCCACAGTCCACCTTCAGGTAAATTCACTATCTTAACAGACCCTAAACTTACAGGAGTCCTTATACATGAAGCATTGGGGCATGCAACAGAGGCGGACCTCGTGCTCCAAGATGATTCAATACTCAAAGATCGTATCGGTGAAAGAATAGGATCAAAGAATGTTACAATAGTAGATGATCCCACAATAGACGCCTTTGGACACTACCATTATGATGCAGAAGGCGTGAAAGCATCACCCACAATACTCGTGGAGAAAGGTATCCTAAAATCATATTTAACATCAAGGGAGACAGCCCAGAAACTAGGCCTTGAACCGACAGGTAATGCACGTTCAATTATAAGCGAAAACCCTATTGTAAGAATGAGCAACACCTACATAGAACCTGGTGACTGGAATTTCGAGGAGATGATTGAAGACATTGAATATGGGATATACCTTAAAGGTTCTCGGGGAGGACAAGTGGACACAGGCAAGGGAATATTTCAGTTCAATGCAGCTGAATCCTTCCTAATAAAAGATGGTGAGATAAAGGAACCCCTTAGAGATGTTTCATTATCAGGGGATATCACAGAAACCCTTAAAAAGGTCGATGCCATAGGGTCAGATTTCAAAATGAATATTGGATTTTGTGGGAAAGCAGGACAAACAGTACCTGTAGGTGATGGTGGACCTCACCTACGACTTAGAGAAGTGATGGTGGGTGGGAGCGGATAA
- a CDS encoding DUF447 family protein, with protein MKNIENYKEVESLKSLKMEKGLLYETIVTTLNPEGEGNAAPIGVICKSPKEIVLYLYEGSHTLSNILATGNFTVNITDDPLLFTEATLGDLGDDYFIPYSGYLILKGASSFFTATTKKVKNIKKKDQYGESKLFIITAEVKRIYKGKNFKEPLNRSIYAIIESLINYTRINRAENKEDIIDRILEMKRVVDKVGGPREKMAMKRIVDSIKIKLD; from the coding sequence GTGAAAAATATAGAAAATTACAAAGAAGTGGAAAGCCTCAAATCACTCAAAATGGAAAAGGGCCTATTATATGAGACTATAGTAACAACCCTAAATCCTGAAGGTGAAGGTAACGCAGCACCCATTGGTGTAATATGTAAAAGTCCCAAGGAGATCGTATTATACCTCTATGAGGGGAGCCACACTCTCTCCAATATACTAGCTACTGGTAATTTCACAGTTAATATCACAGATGATCCTCTTTTGTTTACAGAGGCCACCCTAGGGGATCTTGGAGATGACTATTTCATACCATATTCTGGTTATTTGATTTTGAAGGGTGCTTCATCATTTTTCACAGCAACTACAAAAAAAGTGAAGAACATTAAAAAGAAGGACCAGTATGGGGAATCCAAATTATTCATTATAACAGCGGAGGTTAAAAGAATATACAAAGGTAAAAATTTCAAAGAACCATTAAACAGGAGCATATACGCAATTATAGAATCCCTGATAAATTATACTCGTATAAATCGTGCAGAAAATAAGGAAGATATCATAGATCGTATATTAGAAATGAAAAGGGTTGTTGATAAGGTAGGAGGGCCCCGAGAAAAAATGGCCATGAAAAGGATAGTAGATTCCATTAAGATAAAACTGGATTAA